The Solea senegalensis isolate Sse05_10M linkage group LG12, IFAPA_SoseM_1, whole genome shotgun sequence DNA segment ATGTGACCTCTTTTTTCACATGTGAAATAGATAAAAATCGCCTATGACCCCACCCACTTTCCCACCGAGCAACTCAGAAACCATACCGCAGATGACAGATTGAATGGCAATGAGAACTAAACATCTGGTGCAAGAGGGAGCTCCTTCCGTTTTGAATGACAAGGGAGAGGAAAATTACTGAGATAAAGAATCAGGAGAAGAGCAGAGCTTGTTTCTGGCTTTTCTTAATAGTAGTTTCATCAGGAAAATATGTTATTAGAGAATTATGTCCAGTATAATGTGTGACAAAGACTGTATCacagcatgtacagtatatattgtacattcatgTTACTAAGAAGTTGTCTTAGGAAATATTCGGGACTATATATTCATGCGACTATCCAGTCAATCAAGCCAATCATGTGGCAGCAGTGCAGTGCATGAAGTCATGCAGATATGGTTCTGGGGCTTCATTTAATATTAATCGGGGTAAACAGCAGTGGCAGAATAGTATTTGCCAGAAAGTTGATCTCATCAGGCACAACAATCTCTTACTTACAGAGAATGGTACAAATAAACCACCAGTGGGTGAAGGTTATCCAGGAGCAAATTCATCCTTATTGATGAAAGGTGAGAGAAGAATTGTCAGATTGGTTTAAGCAAAATGAGGATGTGTGTTTGAGCAGCATTTAATCTTTCAGCCAAAAATAGAAACTGTTGAACAGTTGAAGACTGACTGGAAAAACTTGGTCGGGTTTGATTAATCTCAATTTCTGCTCAATTTCTGTCCGTCCCTTTATGGGCTCAATATACCCGCTTCTAATGGCTATTTCCAGCATAATAATGCACCATTATCACACAGCAAAAGCCATCCTACATTCGTTTCATGAACAATGACAACGATTAGGTTGAATCTGACGTGATACAATTATGAAGGAGGAAGTAGCAAATGGCAGCAAAATGACAATTCATCACGAGTTAGACTTAAAGGTTTGAAGAGACTATATACAAGGTACAGTATAGTAGTATTCACACTGACGTGTGGGAGGAGAGGGAAATCTGACTCTTCGCTTAGTTAGGTGATGACATCTTTTGCAGATGTTTAATATGAGAAAGGTTTAttctctgtgtgggtgtgttgggGGTTTACTTCATAGGTGACCTGATCAAAAGGTAAGCATATGGCAACTACTGCATGCAATCTGTTGGATTACAGTTTTCAATCAATTTTCAAAGagacagcagcaacagacacaacagacacTGGTAATCCTCCTGTACTGAGATtactacattttttaaaaagaactaGTAAATGTAAAAGACATAGGACATGCTTTAGTAGGGTGCATGAGAAGTTCATTTGTCTAATTACATTTGCCAAGGAGGTTTAGTTTTACGATAAACTTTTCTTAGcatgtaggttatggcccaaaGAAGAAATGTTTAGATTTTAGTATTATACGATAATCACTCAGAAAACAGTTCGGTCAAAACTGTTTTCTCTAGTTTATACCAGAAAAACCCTCAGTCTATAGTGGGCCCATGCATATTTTCATCACAAGAGTGACCCCAAAAgaacaatcaaaacaaacaacactgttaACACATAGAGATAGATTTGTCACCTTGGACATAAATCATCATCTGTGAATGTGTGGTATAAATGCACACAATGACCTTGGCCCTGTAGCTGAAACAAGAGCCACAGttcttatatttttaattagtgTATAATAATTGGCAGACATTGTCTGCTTTGAAGCATTAGGAATGCTCTAGAAATTTCTTTGACAGCTCATTTACTCTGTATCTAGTTGCAAGAGATTAATCCTTAGTCTGACACTTTGCTATTGGCTCCAAGGTTAACCAGTCACGCCACGGCAGGAATATCTCGTCACACAAAATAGCACCTGGGAAATTCTCACACTACCTTTTTTCCCTTATAGTGAAGCCCTCCACTTTATAGGACATGGGTATTTGTCTGTAGAAAAAAATACCTCAATCCCCACTTAGAATTTGCAGTCTACCAAAAAAAGACCGGAATTACAGGCCAAACATTTGGTCAGTATTAGGTGTATTGTGATCTAAAAGCTCACCGTTTACTGAAAATGGGTTTTCGAGGCATTGGCTTTCTGCTCCATTGTTACCTGGTGTTGGCAGCAGCCATGTATTTTGATCTtggagagcaggaggaaaaatGCATCATTGAGGAGATTCCTGAAGACACGCTGGTGACTGGTGAGTCCTGAAGAGGGGAATATTCCAATTTATAATCACAGAATGACTACAAACTGtagtaacatttttttttctctacaacATCATTAAGTAAACGTAAAGAAATATAATATGAAACACAAAATTGTCCTATGGTGAAAGAAATGAGCTTGAGTAACATTTAACGTAATGTTTTCCTCATAAATGTTAGAGGCTTTGTTTTTGACCTTGAATGCagccatgtgtgtttgtgcacatttaGCACGTCTATGCACTGAGTGTCTCTTACCTCTAGGTTATTTCTTGTTGGAGCCTTGGGATTTAGGGGTGACCAGCCACTCCCCTCACTTTGGTGTTACTGTGACAATCAGAGATCCAAACCATGAGGTACTGCACTCAAAGGAGATGTTCATCACTAAGTCAGGttcatgtaaaaacatgtgtgtCATCTTGTCTCACATCTGTAGTTTAGGTTTTTGCCAACTGCTGTGGTCCCAAAACgagaaaatataatttcaaGTCAGCCTTTTTGCAGTACCACAAAATCAGGGGACAGGAGACTTGAAGCTGCACTTGATAAACTTTTACGTCACATATAACACATTAAATCTGCTACTACTGCATTTGACTAAACAGTTTGACTTAACTGTTTGAATAACTGACCAAACATAAGCCTAACAGTGTCTTTCCGTCTCTCTAGGTCCTGATGACCAAACGTTTCGGTAAATTTggtaaattcacattttcaggTCATGACTCAGGTCAGCACTACCTTTGCTTCCAAACCAACTCCACAAGGTTTTCTGTCTTTGCAGGAGAAAGGCTGGTGAGTCTCATGGAAAAGAACTATTGCAAAAAGAGAGCACAATGAAATCACACATTATAAAATTACAACAATATATCTTGTACTGagacaaatcattttcaaaggtATTTTCTGAGTTTAATTGgctatttgattattttaaggATATAATAAAGTAACTGAAGATGAAAACCAATGGTTGCACAACCAGCGAGAtcatacattttgaaaatgatatgGAAAAAAGGGAACACTCACTCTCCATTCTTCATTTCCCCCCACTGTCCTGCACAGAAGCTACATTTGGACGTTCAGATGGGAGAGCACTCGATTGACCCTAGTCATAAAATCGCCAAAGACGACATGGACACACTACAGAACAGCCTCATGCACCTAATAGATCAGATGATGTATATCGCCAGGCAACAGGAGTACCAAAGGGTAAAtaaattctgtcaaatattttttGAGCATTAACTTTATGAAGAAACCTTTCATGCATCGTTTCTCCGATGGTCTAAATGGTCTGCTTTCACgcaggagaaagaggaagtgtTTCGGCAGATCGGCGAAGACGCCAACGGTAAAGTCTTGTGGTGGGCTGTGGTGCAGACCTCTATTCTGTTGTCTGTCGGTTTTTGGCAGATGAAACGACTCAAGGACTTCTTCATTGCCAAGAAGCTTGTCTGACCACAGTCTCTGACCTTTCAACACTGTATCTGTCGTTTACCCACACCTGTCTCAGGGTTCTCTACTGTACCTTCTCTACTGTAACCTGCAACAAAGAGGCTTTAATAAGCATATGATGGATATACAGATAtgtgtggaaaaatgtgtttgtaataaataaagCTATAAAACAGTGGACAGTGCCCATCTATATTATACTTTGATGAAGATGTCCatagaaaaacattaaaatgtcatccTTATTATAATGTTTGAGTGGCATTGACATGGCATTTGTGTCCTTACACCTTACCTTTCACCATATGAGTTTTAAATGTAACTTACCCCAACATTTCATTATCTTATGGAGTCTTGTTGTCACAGCCGTCTTAGCTCAAGTCCAGTATGACTCACTAGCAGGCGGGTCAACACCATACTATGAAAAAGGTCAAACGGGCACATGCGTGCACACATACATTATTGTTTGTAATAAAGGAACAGcattacatttattatgt contains these protein-coding regions:
- the si:ch211-255i20.3 gene encoding transmembrane emp24 domain-containing protein 11, producing MGFRGIGFLLHCYLVLAAAMYFDLGEQEEKCIIEEIPEDTLVTGYFLLEPWDLGVTSHSPHFGVTVTIRDPNHEVLMTKRFGKFGKFTFSGHDSGQHYLCFQTNSTRFSVFAGERLKLHLDVQMGEHSIDPSHKIAKDDMDTLQNSLMHLIDQMMYIARQQEYQREKEEVFRQIGEDANGKVLWWAVVQTSILLSVGFWQMKRLKDFFIAKKLV